One Methanoculleus sp. 7T genomic window carries:
- a CDS encoding 30S ribosomal protein S8 has translation MARLNPIADAMSTIKNAGDAGKSEVIVEPASKLLGAMLRVMQENGFIGGFEFIDDGRGGQFRVQLTGTINKCGAITPRFPVTMADMEFWESQYLPAKNFGILILSTSKGVVSHEQARGEGIGGQLLGYVY, from the coding sequence ATGGCACGACTGAATCCAATCGCTGACGCGATGAGCACGATCAAGAATGCCGGCGACGCTGGGAAGAGCGAGGTTATCGTTGAGCCCGCCAGCAAGTTGCTGGGCGCAATGCTCCGCGTCATGCAGGAAAACGGCTTTATCGGCGGCTTCGAGTTCATCGACGACGGCCGCGGCGGCCAGTTCCGGGTCCAACTCACCGGAACGATCAATAAGTGTGGCGCCATCACCCCCCGGTTCCCGGTGACGATGGCTGACATGGAATTCTGGGAGTCGCAGTATCTCCCCGCAAAGAACTTTGGTATCCTCATCCTCTCCACCTCGAAGGGAGTCGTCTCCCATGAGCAGGCCCGGGGCGAGGGTATCGGCGGGCAACTGCTGGGATACGTCTACTGA
- a CDS encoding 30S ribosomal protein S14, which yields MAEESGAPSAGENVKKFGRGANECRICGRKQGLVRKYGIYFCRQCFREWAGKMGFKKMN from the coding sequence ATGGCAGAAGAATCAGGAGCGCCTTCTGCGGGCGAGAACGTAAAGAAGTTCGGCCGTGGTGCGAACGAGTGCCGCATCTGCGGCAGAAAGCAGGGCCTTGTCCGTAAATATGGCATCTACTTCTGCCGCCAGTGCTTCCGCGAGTGGGCGGGCAAGATGGGCTTCAAGAAGATGAACTAG
- a CDS encoding 50S ribosomal protein L5, with amino-acid sequence MSAMKDVYIDKVIVHMGVGESGERLVKAEDLVRKITGQKPVRTIAKRTQPAFGIRKGAPIGCKVTLRRENAEKFIQTALDIIERQLAVSQFDQTGNVSFGIEEHTDFPGMSYDPMIGIYGMDVNVVLERKGVRIARRDVERRKLPANQKVNREEAIAFMRERYQVEV; translated from the coding sequence ATGAGCGCGATGAAAGATGTCTACATCGACAAGGTCATTGTGCACATGGGTGTCGGCGAGAGCGGCGAACGGCTGGTCAAGGCTGAGGATCTCGTCAGGAAGATCACCGGCCAGAAACCCGTCCGCACCATCGCAAAGCGGACCCAACCGGCGTTCGGCATCAGAAAGGGTGCACCCATCGGGTGCAAAGTCACTCTGCGCCGCGAGAACGCCGAGAAGTTCATCCAGACCGCACTCGATATCATCGAGCGGCAACTCGCGGTCTCCCAGTTTGACCAGACCGGCAACGTCTCGTTCGGCATCGAAGAGCATACCGACTTTCCCGGTATGTCCTACGACCCGATGATCGGTATCTACGGCATGGACGTCAACGTGGTGCTCGAGCGCAAAGGCGTTCGGATCGCACGCAGGGATGTCGAGCGCAGGAAACTGCCGGCGAACCAGAAAGTGAACAGAGAGGAAGCCATCGCATTCATGCGCGAGCGCTACCAGGTGGAGGTATAA
- a CDS encoding 30S ribosomal protein S4e codes for MSNHLKRLVAPESWHIPKKVQKFVMKTAPGPHNAGALPIGVWLREHIGIALNASEVRKILHQQDVLVNGRPCRNPQMGLGVFDIVSIPKLGKHYRIQLDKRGNLISVEIPAESAKTRLCKIRNKTTVKGGKVQLNLAYGANILADNTYKAKDSVVVTLGDAKTGEGRFQIIDHFPFAEGNVAMVVGGKHSGRVGRIVEIIKTASSVQNRVVLVDDSANERFETIEEYIFMVGRSGIAPELEAMA; via the coding sequence ATGTCCAACCATCTCAAGCGGCTGGTAGCGCCGGAATCCTGGCATATCCCGAAGAAAGTACAGAAATTTGTCATGAAGACCGCCCCCGGTCCCCACAACGCCGGTGCACTCCCGATAGGTGTCTGGCTCCGTGAGCACATCGGCATTGCTCTGAATGCGAGCGAGGTCCGGAAGATCCTGCACCAGCAGGACGTCTTGGTCAACGGGCGGCCCTGCAGAAACCCGCAGATGGGCCTTGGGGTCTTTGACATCGTCTCGATCCCGAAGCTCGGGAAGCACTACCGTATCCAGTTGGATAAGCGGGGCAACCTGATCTCCGTTGAGATCCCTGCGGAATCCGCAAAGACCCGGCTCTGCAAGATCCGGAACAAGACTACCGTCAAGGGCGGCAAGGTGCAGTTGAACTTGGCCTACGGCGCAAACATCCTCGCCGACAACACCTACAAGGCAAAGGATTCCGTCGTGGTGACCCTCGGCGACGCAAAGACCGGTGAAGGCCGGTTCCAGATTATCGACCACTTCCCCTTCGCGGAAGGCAACGTGGCCATGGTCGTCGGTGGAAAGCACTCCGGAAGAGTCGGCAGGATCGTCGAGATCATCAAGACTGCAAGTTCCGTCCAGAACCGCGTGGTCCTCGTGGACGACTCGGCAAACGAGCGGTTCGAGACCATCGAGGAGTACATCTTCATGGTCGGCCGCTCCGGCATCGCACCTGAACTGGAGGCCATGGCATGA
- the rplX gene encoding 50S ribosomal protein L24: MVRTASKQPRKQRKARFNAPNHTRGRFLSASLSAELRGKYNARRTRVVKGDTVKVLRGDFAGEEGVVDTVDMKTCRLNVHGVMVTKSDGTEVPRPVDPSNVQITKLNLKDKLREERLGGGA; encoded by the coding sequence ATGGTACGCACAGCAAGCAAACAACCGAGAAAGCAGCGTAAGGCGCGCTTCAACGCACCGAACCACACTCGAGGCCGGTTCCTCTCCGCATCGCTCAGCGCCGAACTTCGCGGGAAGTACAACGCCCGGCGGACCCGTGTGGTCAAGGGCGACACCGTCAAGGTGCTCCGTGGAGACTTCGCCGGTGAAGAAGGCGTCGTCGACACGGTCGATATGAAGACATGCCGGTTGAACGTGCACGGCGTGATGGTAACCAAGTCCGACGGAACCGAGGTTCCCCGGCCGGTCGATCCCTCGAACGTGCAGATCACGAAACTCAACCTGAAAGACAAACTACGTGAGGAGAGACTCGGAGGCGGAGCATAA
- the rpl14p gene encoding 50S ribosomal protein L14 — translation MKAMQSTIPRALATGSRMVCSDNTGARLVEVVSVDGYHGVRRRQPCLGVGDTATVSVKKGTPDMRRKLEKAVVIRQKKEIRRPNGIRLSFEDNAMVLINERGEPKGTEIKGPVPREIAERFPKIASMATIIV, via the coding sequence ATGAAGGCGATGCAGTCTACCATTCCGCGTGCACTCGCCACCGGTTCCCGCATGGTCTGTTCCGACAACACCGGCGCACGGCTTGTGGAGGTCGTCTCTGTCGACGGCTACCACGGTGTTCGGCGGCGGCAGCCCTGCCTGGGCGTCGGCGATACAGCGACCGTGAGCGTCAAGAAGGGCACCCCCGACATGCGGAGAAAACTCGAAAAGGCGGTGGTCATCCGGCAGAAAAAGGAGATCCGCCGCCCGAACGGCATCCGGCTCTCGTTCGAGGACAACGCCATGGTGCTCATCAACGAGCGCGGCGAACCGAAGGGGACCGAGATCAAGGGTCCCGTCCCCCGCGAAATCGCGGAGCGGTTCCCAAAGATCGCCTCCATGGCGACGATAATCGTGTAA
- a CDS encoding 30S ribosomal protein S17, whose translation MARNIGLDVPIPEAECEDANCPFHGTLPVRGQVITGKVVSDRMNGTVVVEREFLHYVKKYKRYEKRRSRYHAHSTPCINAGVGDVVRIAECRPLSKTTNFVVVEVMKE comes from the coding sequence ATGGCACGAAACATTGGGTTGGACGTCCCCATTCCCGAAGCGGAATGTGAGGACGCAAATTGTCCGTTTCACGGCACTTTGCCGGTACGCGGCCAGGTGATTACCGGCAAAGTCGTGAGCGACCGTATGAACGGTACCGTCGTCGTGGAGCGTGAGTTCCTCCATTACGTCAAGAAATACAAGCGGTATGAGAAACGCAGATCCCGGTATCATGCCCACAGCACGCCCTGCATCAACGCGGGCGTCGGCGATGTGGTCCGGATTGCGGAGTGCAGACCGCTCTCGAAGACAACGAACTTTGTGGTGGTCGAGGTGATGAAGGAATGA
- the rnp1 gene encoding ribonuclease P protein component 1, whose product MISPQNVLRHELIGLDVLVARASNPGHVGVSGRIVDETRNTLVIRTERGEARIPKRFSIFRLRLPDGTTVDVDGSSLEMQPERRISMRIR is encoded by the coding sequence ATGATCTCTCCCCAGAACGTCCTTCGGCACGAGTTGATCGGCCTGGACGTTCTGGTCGCTCGCGCGAGCAACCCCGGTCATGTCGGGGTGTCCGGTCGCATCGTCGATGAGACCCGGAACACCCTGGTTATCAGGACCGAACGGGGAGAGGCGCGGATACCTAAGCGGTTCAGCATATTCCGCCTCCGGCTCCCGGACGGCACGACCGTCGATGTGGACGGTTCAAGCCTGGAGATGCAGCCGGAGCGGCGGATCAGTATGCGCATCAGATAA
- the rpmC gene encoding 50S ribosomal protein L29 has protein sequence MAIFRAQEVKQLSDTELIEQEQKLSLELVQERGKVSAGGATENPGRIREIRRTIARIRTEQNARRNA, from the coding sequence ATGGCAATCTTTCGCGCACAAGAAGTAAAGCAGCTCTCCGATACCGAACTCATCGAGCAGGAGCAGAAACTCTCTCTCGAACTGGTCCAAGAGCGGGGTAAGGTCAGCGCCGGCGGTGCCACGGAGAACCCCGGTCGGATCCGCGAGATCAGGAGGACGATCGCGCGCATCCGAACCGAGCAGAACGCACGGAGGAACGCATGA
- a CDS encoding 30S ribosomal protein S3: protein MAIEKKFITDGVRNVRVEKFLTKELKRAGYGGMDITRTPLGTQVTIFAEKPGIVIGKGGKQVRQLTQDLATTYDIESPQVEVQQVQNPNFNAQIMAERLANALERGWYFRKAGQSTIRRVMDSGALGCEVIIAGKLTGARSRTQKFIEGYVKHCGEPSETIVEKGYALAIKKLGTIGVQVMIVPPGARLPDTFETLPPEPKKAPVQPAEPEEVGEEFEDELEEISDEEYVEER, encoded by the coding sequence ATGGCAATCGAGAAGAAATTTATCACTGACGGCGTGCGCAACGTCCGCGTCGAGAAGTTCCTCACCAAAGAACTCAAGCGGGCCGGGTACGGCGGCATGGACATCACCCGGACGCCGCTCGGCACCCAGGTGACCATCTTTGCAGAGAAACCCGGTATCGTGATCGGGAAGGGCGGCAAGCAGGTTCGCCAGCTCACGCAGGACCTCGCCACCACCTACGACATCGAGTCTCCGCAGGTGGAGGTCCAGCAGGTCCAGAACCCCAACTTCAATGCCCAGATCATGGCAGAGCGGCTCGCCAACGCCCTTGAGCGCGGCTGGTACTTCAGAAAGGCCGGGCAGAGCACGATCCGCCGTGTGATGGACTCCGGTGCGCTCGGCTGTGAAGTCATCATCGCCGGGAAACTGACCGGCGCGAGATCGCGGACTCAGAAGTTCATCGAAGGCTACGTCAAGCACTGTGGCGAACCCAGCGAGACTATCGTCGAGAAGGGCTATGCTCTTGCAATCAAGAAACTGGGAACTATCGGGGTCCAGGTCATGATCGTCCCGCCGGGTGCGAGACTGCCCGACACCTTCGAGACCCTCCCGCCCGAGCCGAAGAAGGCCCCGGTGCAGCCTGCCGAGCCCGAAGAGGTCGGTGAGGAGTTTGAGGATGAACTCGAAGAGATCTCGGATGAGGAGTACGTGGAGGAGCGGTAA
- a CDS encoding 50S ribosomal protein L22, which translates to MARTEYSAKIEGENVARAKANELPVSPKHSIEIARFIRNMTTAEAKAYLADVVELKKAIPFKRFNRNVAHKRGLQKWAAGRYPVKAAEAYIRLLESVEKNAEYIGLDTGKLRIDHVAANAGRGLRAFFPRAMGRATPKRRETVNIEIVVTEVA; encoded by the coding sequence ATGGCAAGGACAGAGTATTCAGCAAAGATTGAGGGTGAGAACGTCGCTCGCGCAAAGGCGAACGAACTTCCCGTCTCCCCCAAGCACTCGATCGAGATTGCCAGGTTCATCCGGAACATGACAACCGCCGAAGCAAAGGCATACCTCGCCGATGTGGTGGAGTTAAAGAAGGCCATCCCCTTCAAGCGGTTCAACCGGAACGTCGCTCACAAGCGGGGTCTCCAGAAGTGGGCGGCAGGCCGGTACCCGGTCAAGGCCGCAGAGGCCTACATCAGACTGCTTGAGTCGGTCGAGAAGAACGCCGAGTATATCGGCCTTGATACCGGGAAACTCCGGATCGACCACGTTGCCGCGAACGCGGGCCGTGGTCTCCGGGCCTTCTTCCCGCGTGCGATGGGTCGCGCCACCCCGAAGCGCAGGGAGACCGTGAACATCGAGATAGTTGTGACCGAGGTGGCGTAA
- a CDS encoding 30S ribosomal protein S19, with amino-acid sequence MAKKTQKRMPRRREEFTYRGYSVEDLQQMALSELLPLMPARARRKFDRGLSREHEKLLADVRSGDANLRTHLRDMIVMPEMVGKTIEIHNGKEFQKVEIQPEAVFHYLGEFALTRRKVSHGSAGIGATRSSKYVPLK; translated from the coding sequence ATGGCAAAGAAGACACAGAAGCGAATGCCGCGGCGGCGTGAGGAGTTCACCTATCGCGGCTACTCCGTTGAGGACCTGCAGCAGATGGCTCTCTCCGAGCTACTGCCGCTCATGCCCGCCCGGGCACGCAGGAAGTTCGACCGCGGTCTCTCTCGGGAACACGAGAAACTCCTCGCCGATGTCAGGTCGGGAGACGCGAACCTCCGCACCCATCTGCGTGACATGATCGTCATGCCCGAGATGGTCGGAAAGACCATCGAGATCCACAACGGGAAAGAGTTCCAGAAGGTGGAGATCCAGCCTGAGGCGGTCTTCCACTACCTCGGAGAATTCGCATTGACCCGCAGGAAGGTCTCCCACGGCAGCGCCGGTATCGGTGCAACCCGGTCGAGCAAGTACGTACCGCTGAAGTGA
- a CDS encoding 50S ribosomal protein L2: MAHRITSQSRGKGGPTYRAPSHRYKAELRHAGTNAALVSGIVVDIEHDPARHAPIALAKLESGEKVYILATEGLGVGDMVSWGPGGAVKNGNTLPLQEIPVGAYICNIEARPNDGGKFVRSSGVQALVIGKADDGRVGVRMPSGKNKWFSGVCMATVGIVAGGGRGEKPFAKAGKKYLHVKSSAEKWPRVKGVCMNVIDHPFGGGGHQHCGRPKTVSHGTSPGRKVGHIAARRTGKWKK, from the coding sequence ATGGCACATAGAATTACATCACAGAGCCGTGGTAAAGGCGGCCCGACCTACCGTGCACCGTCGCACCGGTATAAGGCCGAACTGCGGCACGCAGGAACGAATGCCGCCCTAGTCTCCGGGATCGTCGTCGATATCGAGCACGACCCGGCCCGCCACGCGCCGATCGCTCTCGCCAAACTCGAGAGCGGCGAGAAAGTCTACATTCTTGCCACCGAAGGGCTCGGCGTCGGCGATATGGTATCCTGGGGGCCGGGAGGCGCCGTGAAGAACGGGAACACCCTGCCGCTCCAGGAGATCCCGGTCGGTGCATACATCTGCAACATCGAGGCTCGTCCGAACGACGGCGGCAAGTTCGTCCGCTCAAGCGGCGTTCAGGCCCTCGTCATCGGCAAGGCCGATGACGGCAGAGTCGGCGTCCGGATGCCGAGCGGCAAGAACAAATGGTTCAGCGGCGTCTGCATGGCGACCGTCGGTATCGTTGCCGGCGGCGGACGGGGTGAAAAACCGTTCGCCAAGGCAGGAAAGAAGTACCTCCACGTCAAGTCCTCCGCCGAGAAGTGGCCTCGCGTCAAGGGTGTCTGCATGAACGTCATCGACCACCCGTTCGGCGGCGGCGGCCACCAGCACTGCGGACGGCCGAAGACTGTATCCCACGGAACTTCTCCCGGCAGAAAGGTAGGGCATATTGCCGCCAGGAGAACCGGCAAGTGGAAGAAGTGA
- a CDS encoding 50S ribosomal protein L23, with protein MMVKYPFVTEKATMMLEGENKLQFIVQRNATKQDIKRELESAFEQEVTSVRTTMTMKGEKKAIVKFADAKAAEEILSRLGIM; from the coding sequence ATGATGGTGAAGTACCCGTTCGTTACTGAAAAAGCAACGATGATGCTCGAAGGCGAGAACAAACTCCAGTTTATCGTGCAGAGAAACGCCACCAAGCAGGATATCAAGCGTGAACTGGAGTCGGCCTTCGAGCAGGAAGTGACCTCTGTCCGCACAACGATGACCATGAAGGGCGAGAAGAAGGCCATCGTAAAGTTTGCGGATGCGAAGGCGGCTGAAGAGATCCTCAGCCGGCTGGGAATTATGTAA
- the rpl4p gene encoding 50S ribosomal protein L4: MKAQVRTLTGEIAHEIDLPEIFNEEYRPDLIKRAVLALQSTRFQPHGTDPYAGIRTSAESWGSGRGVAQVPRLKNGSRVARVPQATGGRAAHPPKVAKVLVKEINRKEKQKALRSAIAASTFQDLVRGRGHLFEGDLPLVFEDRFEEITRTGDVIAALSALGVYGDVERAKGSRKVRAGRGTMRGRRYKQRKSVLIVTGNEPLRAARNLAGVDAVAVNQLNTELLAPGTQAGRLTIWTESAIRRLEEFS, translated from the coding sequence ATGAAGGCACAGGTTCGAACACTAACAGGCGAGATCGCCCATGAGATCGATCTCCCGGAAATATTCAATGAAGAGTACAGACCCGACCTGATTAAGCGGGCGGTTCTCGCGCTCCAGAGCACCAGGTTCCAGCCGCATGGGACTGATCCCTATGCCGGCATCCGCACCTCGGCAGAGTCTTGGGGGAGCGGCCGGGGTGTCGCTCAGGTGCCCCGCCTGAAGAACGGCAGCCGGGTAGCCCGGGTGCCGCAGGCAACCGGCGGGCGTGCAGCGCACCCCCCGAAGGTCGCAAAGGTCCTCGTCAAGGAGATCAACCGGAAAGAGAAGCAGAAGGCTCTCCGGTCTGCAATCGCGGCCAGCACTTTCCAAGACCTTGTCCGCGGACGCGGGCACCTCTTCGAGGGGGACCTCCCGCTGGTCTTTGAGGACCGGTTCGAGGAGATCACCCGGACCGGCGACGTTATCGCGGCGCTCTCCGCTCTCGGGGTCTACGGCGATGTCGAGCGGGCGAAGGGCAGCAGAAAGGTCCGTGCAGGGCGCGGCACCATGCGCGGCCGTCGTTACAAGCAGCGCAAGAGCGTCCTCATCGTCACAGGGAACGAACCGCTCCGGGCGGCCCGGAACCTTGCCGGCGTCGATGCCGTGGCGGTCAACCAGCTGAACACCGAACTGCTGGCACCCGGCACGCAGGCAGGACGCCTGACGATCTGGACGGAGTCTGCAATCAGGAGACTGGAGGAGTTCTCATGA
- a CDS encoding 50S ribosomal protein L3, producing MPNLHRPRRGSLAYSPRKRAKSPVPRYGSWPEYTGAPAVQGFAGYKVGMTHVIMVDDHKSSPTEGKDVMVPVTVVEIPPMRVAGVRAYSEDTYGKHALTEAWTTDLDEELSRRINVPKNHDTAAALETIKQAIGEGKVVELYALTYTRPTALTGVPKKVPDLMEMRIAGGSLDDQIAYAEGILGKEVTISGNLKVGEYVDVTAVTTGKGTEGPVKRWGVQVRKRKHSRGGKKRHIGNLGPWHPHHVRWQVPQMGQMGYQQRTEFNKRILKIGANGDDITPAGGFLHYGLVRGPYVLIKGSVPGPNKRLVRIRPAIRQGEHTIRTPTINFVSAQSKQG from the coding sequence ATGCCGAACTTACACAGGCCACGCAGAGGTTCCCTCGCGTACAGCCCGAGAAAGCGGGCAAAAAGCCCGGTTCCCCGGTATGGCTCATGGCCGGAGTACACGGGAGCACCGGCCGTGCAGGGATTTGCAGGGTACAAGGTGGGGATGACCCACGTCATCATGGTGGATGACCACAAGAGCAGCCCTACCGAAGGCAAGGACGTGATGGTGCCGGTGACCGTGGTTGAGATCCCGCCCATGCGGGTGGCAGGCGTGCGCGCATACAGCGAGGACACTTACGGTAAGCACGCACTGACCGAGGCCTGGACGACCGACCTCGACGAGGAGTTGTCCCGCCGCATCAACGTCCCGAAGAACCACGACACCGCCGCCGCCCTTGAGACCATCAAACAAGCGATCGGCGAAGGCAAGGTTGTCGAACTCTATGCCCTGACCTATACTCGGCCCACGGCGCTCACCGGCGTCCCGAAGAAGGTTCCCGACCTGATGGAGATGCGGATCGCCGGCGGAAGCCTTGACGACCAGATCGCCTACGCAGAGGGGATCCTCGGGAAAGAGGTTACGATCTCCGGCAACCTCAAAGTCGGCGAATACGTCGACGTGACCGCCGTCACCACTGGTAAGGGTACCGAAGGCCCGGTCAAGCGCTGGGGCGTTCAGGTCCGGAAGCGGAAGCACTCTCGCGGCGGAAAGAAGCGCCACATCGGCAACCTTGGTCCGTGGCACCCGCACCATGTCAGGTGGCAGGTTCCCCAGATGGGCCAGATGGGCTACCAGCAGCGCACCGAGTTCAACAAGCGCATCTTGAAGATCGGTGCGAACGGCGACGACATAACCCCGGCAGGCGGGTTCCTCCACTACGGTCTCGTGCGCGGCCCCTACGTGCTGATCAAGGGTTCCGTCCCGGGGCCGAACAAGCGGCTGGTCCGGATACGGCCCGCGATACGGCAGGGTGAACACACCATCCGCACGCCGACGATCAACTTCGTCAGCGCGCAGAGCAAGCAGGGGTGA
- a CDS encoding Tfx family DNA-binding protein, producing MKQGLLTDRQKEVLRYRKKGLTQQQIAEIIHTSKANVCTIEKAALENIARARDTLEFLYTLDAAHLCTLPGGLDLLKAPEIIYTEAEKMGVKVKYDTISLINRLRDANPDRFRGRQVREDVEVYINEDGDLYFG from the coding sequence ATGAAACAAGGTCTGCTTACCGATCGCCAGAAGGAAGTACTGCGCTACCGAAAGAAAGGGTTGACGCAGCAACAGATCGCAGAGATTATCCATACGTCTAAGGCAAACGTCTGTACTATCGAGAAGGCCGCTCTCGAGAACATTGCACGTGCACGTGACACGCTTGAGTTTCTCTACACGCTCGACGCCGCACACCTCTGCACGCTCCCGGGCGGCCTCGACCTGCTCAAGGCTCCCGAGATCATCTACACCGAAGCCGAGAAGATGGGAGTGAAGGTCAAGTACGACACCATCTCGCTCATCAATCGGCTCAGGGACGCGAATCCCGACCGGTTCAGGGGCAGGCAGGTCCGCGAGGACGTTGAGGTCTATATCAACGAAGACGGCGACCTGTACTTCGGATGA
- a CDS encoding F420-dependent methylenetetrahydromethanopterin dehydrogenase has protein sequence MVVKVGIAKLGNIASGVMGELLLDERADREDIITFMATSGTKLQPEDIDRVVSNMKAWGPDFCIVVSPNGILPGPTKAREDLAAAGIPCIVITDDVTTKKEQFEALKASNFGYIIMKADAMIGARREFLDPIEMADYNGNLVKVLAITGAFRKMQTELDKVIDQVKAGKKGADLALPKVVMTSDKAVDGEFTNPYALAKARAAYEIAQAVAGVNVKGCFMTKEWEKYIPIVASAHEMMRQAMILCEEARDLEKGMDAVIRKPHKKTGEIVSKTKLISKPE, from the coding sequence GTGGTAGTTAAAGTAGGAATTGCGAAACTGGGAAATATCGCCAGTGGTGTAATGGGCGAACTCCTTCTCGATGAGCGTGCCGACCGTGAGGATATCATCACCTTCATGGCGACCTCCGGGACGAAGCTCCAGCCCGAGGATATCGACCGCGTGGTCAGCAATATGAAAGCATGGGGCCCCGACTTCTGTATCGTCGTCTCCCCGAACGGCATCCTTCCCGGACCCACTAAGGCCCGTGAGGACCTCGCAGCGGCCGGAATCCCCTGCATCGTCATCACCGACGACGTCACCACCAAGAAGGAGCAGTTCGAGGCGCTCAAGGCGAGCAACTTCGGCTACATCATCATGAAGGCCGACGCCATGATCGGCGCCCGCCGTGAGTTCCTCGACCCCATCGAGATGGCGGACTACAACGGGAACCTCGTCAAGGTGCTCGCCATCACCGGCGCGTTCCGGAAGATGCAGACGGAACTCGACAAGGTGATCGACCAGGTGAAGGCCGGCAAGAAGGGCGCGGACCTCGCGCTCCCGAAGGTCGTCATGACTTCCGACAAGGCGGTCGACGGCGAGTTCACCAACCCCTACGCGCTCGCGAAGGCCCGTGCAGCCTACGAGATCGCACAGGCGGTTGCAGGCGTCAACGTTAAGGGCTGCTTCATGACGAAGGAGTGGGAGAAGTACATCCCGATCGTCGCGAGCGCCCACGAGATGATGCGCCAGGCCATGATCCTCTGCGAGGAGGCACGCGACCTCGAGAAGGGCATGGACGCGGTCATCCGGAAGCCGCACAAGAAGACCGGCGAGATCGTCTCCAAGACGAAGCTCATCAGCAAGCCCGAGTAA
- a CDS encoding galactose-1-phosphate uridylyltransferase, whose protein sequence is MTFPNLYPFAEHHVVTVITPDHAPDRFDKRCLADAISGTAEALVRSSGYASINWNYLPSAGASIVHPHLQGIADPEPTRLADLYIAGGRRYLADHGRLYWDDLAERERCSGRFLFEDEIFWSASPVPLGEREVRGILPISTLAELGPYIEPLVDGLLRIIDFYRSLGTHAFNASIFFDAPGTAGRGHRVFCSLISRLNPNSLSMCDSAFMERLHLEPVILTLPEDLGPLFRRLGSR, encoded by the coding sequence ATGACGTTCCCCAATCTCTATCCGTTCGCCGAGCATCACGTGGTCACAGTGATCACGCCCGACCATGCGCCCGATCGGTTCGATAAGCGGTGCCTCGCCGACGCCATATCCGGCACCGCAGAAGCCCTTGTTCGGTCTTCAGGGTATGCGAGCATCAACTGGAACTATCTTCCCTCGGCCGGTGCGAGCATCGTCCATCCGCACCTCCAGGGCATCGCCGACCCCGAGCCGACCCGCCTTGCCGATCTCTATATCGCCGGAGGCCGCCGGTATCTTGCCGACCACGGCCGCCTCTACTGGGACGACCTGGCGGAGCGCGAGCGCTGTTCCGGCCGGTTCCTCTTTGAGGACGAGATCTTCTGGTCGGCAAGCCCGGTCCCCCTCGGTGAACGGGAGGTGCGGGGGATCCTGCCGATATCGACGCTTGCCGAACTCGGACCCTACATCGAGCCGCTGGTCGACGGGCTCCTTCGCATCATCGACTTCTACCGGAGCCTCGGGACGCATGCTTTCAACGCCTCGATCTTCTTCGACGCCCCGGGGACGGCGGGGCGAGGTCACCGAGTATTCTGCTCGCTGATCTCGCGGCTGAACCCAAACAGCCTCTCCATGTGCGACTCGGCGTTCATGGAGCGGCTGCACCTTGAGCCGGTCATCCTGACGCTCCCTGAAGACTTAGGACCTCTTTTCAGGCGTTTAGGCAGTCGTTAA